One genomic region from Antedon mediterranea chromosome 3, ecAntMedi1.1, whole genome shotgun sequence encodes:
- the LOC140043668 gene encoding uncharacterized protein — MRMTKMSIGFLWKKEEKIRTMKFLRVPFGNASSPFLLNATIRHHLTKYPSCLPITELKDNLYVDDWLTGADYYEDALLLFQQAKEIMAQGKFPLTSWNSNNTKVTEMFFNEFGSKHIERQSVKVLGLKWIKPSDSFGFDVLDVSEGLVATKRVVLSILARMFDPLGFLTPFTMAVKILLQDIWLLNLGWDEHTPEMIQQRFDKWIYGLVYTKLGNP; from the coding sequence ATGAGGATGACCAAAATGTCCATAGGTTTTCTTTGGAAAAAGGAGGAGAAAATCAGAACAATGAAATTTCTGAGAGTGCCATTTGGCAATGCTAGTAGcccatttttattaaatgccaCAATTCGCCACCATTTGACAAAGTACCCAAGTTGCCTCCCTATTACAGAACTAAAGGATAACCTTTATGTGGATGACTGGCTCACAGGAGCTGACTATTATGAGGATGCATTATTATTGTTTCAACAGGCAAAAGAAATCATGGCCCAAGGGAAATTCCCCCTCACATCCTGGAACTCTAATAACACAAAGGTAACAGAGATGTTCTTTAATGAGTTTGGTTCAAAACACATAGAACGACAGAGTGTCAAGGTTCTTGGTTTGAAATGGATAAAACCTTCTGATAGTTTTGGATTTGATGTATTAGATGTTTCAGAGGGATTAGTAGCAACAAAACGAGTTGTTTTGAGCATCTTAGCTAGAATGTTTGATCCATTAGGATTTCTAACTCCCTTCACTATGGCTGTTAAAATCTTGTTACAAGATATTTGGTTATTAAATTTAGGATGGGATGAACATACCCCAGAGATGATTCAGCAAAGGTTTGACAAGTGGATATATGGATTAGTCTATACGAAATTGGGAAATCCCTAG
- the LOC140044091 gene encoding uncharacterized protein yields the protein MDQALVDRYLTSQNCQWIFNPPHASHFGGVWERQIGTIRRILEAMFDQLGGHRLTHEVLVTLMAEACAIVNSRPITTQSADPIALSPSMLLTQKSMSLHPPPGNFVKEDIYGRKRWRQVQYLADQFWARWKKEYLQNLQSRQKWFHTKPDISDDDVVLLREKDDPRCNWPLGRVIKTYPSEDGKVCKADILICRDGTRRTYLRPISELVLIQKAPISTLFRLDYSD from the coding sequence ATGGATCAGGCACTCGTTGACAGGTACCTGACCTCTCAAAATTGTCAGTGGATCTTTAACCCACCACATGCTTCACACTTCGGAGGAGTTTGGGAGAGGCAGATCGGAACCATTCGACGCATCTTAGAAGCAATGTTTGATCAACTGGGCGGACATCGACTCACACATGAAGTCCTAGTGACATTAATGGCTGAGGCATGCGCAATTGTTAATTCACGTCCCATCACCACACAATCCGCAGATCCAATAGCCCTCAGCCCCTCCATGCTATTAACTCAGAAATCCATGTCACTACATCCACCCCCAGGAAACTTTGTAAAGGAGGATATCTATGGAAGGAAGAGATGGCGTCAGGTCCAGTACCTGGCAGACCAGTTCTGGGCTCGCTGGAAAAAAGAGTACCTCCAAAATCTTCAATCTAGACAGAAATGGTTCCATACCAAACCAGACATTTCAGATGATGATGTCGTGCTTCTTCGTGAAAAAGACGACCCTAGATGCAACTGGCCACTCGGACGTGTAATTAAGACATACCCTAGTGAGGATGGAAAGGTTTGCAAAGCTGACATCCTTATATGCCGAGATGGAACTCGACGTACCTACTTAAGACCAATCTCCGAGCTTGTATTGATCCAGAAAGCTCCAATCTCTACTTTGTTTAGACTTGATTATTCTGATTGA